TTGTTTGTAGTCTTTCAAGTTGCACCCACCACCCCAAGTATCACAAGTGATAATATTGTAAAAAGCAGAGACAtagaagaaagaaatagaaatccAAACACAAAGAAACCTGATGCTGAGTACAGTCATTTTTCAATCAGCAAATGCCAAAGTGCTTGAGGAAGGTTTGCAGTACTCTTATTGTCCCTTTGCATCCAGCCCATGTACCAGATCTAGATGAATTTGTTATTGACAAGAATTGATCTCAGAGAATTACCTGAATGAATTACCTGAATTACCTAAATGAACTGCTACCAATAATCTAAGTCATACTTATTTGTTTCAAAGAATTTGAAAGATTTATTCTTAACTTCAGTGGTAAAGAGAGAACATCTGTATCATCTACCTGGAGATTTCCATTACAGATAAATTGACTTTTGTCTTATAACGAAATACGAAGACTTAGCGTAGGCTCCAGCTTTTATTACAGTTCCTACCTCATGCAATCCTTGCACTTGACACAGGATAGAAACCTTATCAGTGTCTTTTCCAGTTTAGGATTGCTGAAAATCAAAATAAGGGAATGAATGCCTGGAAAAGCATACAGAAattcaaaaataagaaaagccacatgattttcttccttccttgcATAAATCAgtgtcaaaataaaaaatataaagttGATGCTGTGCATTACTAAGAAGGAGAGAATAGATTTCATGGCTTTGATGTGGGCATCCATGCTGAGGCTGTTCATGGAGTTTGTCTGCATCTTGCATTTGTGTCTCcagagggaaaagagaaggaaaacagcagaaaagacaaCTGCTGTTAATGAAGTggaaaacacaaattaaaaaaaaaatatatataggcAGTAAATGTTCATCCAGCCTGATAATGTGTTTCAGATAATATCCTTGACTACTGTCATTGTGATTGTTACTGTGTTTCATTAGAGATGTGATAAACAACAATGCTGAAAATAAAGGCCAAAAGCACAGATTCAACATGAGCCATGGCACAATCTTGTCAATATTTACTTCTGTGTAAATGAAGAA
The genomic region above belongs to Passer domesticus isolate bPasDom1 chromosome 3, bPasDom1.hap1, whole genome shotgun sequence and contains:
- the LOC135298276 gene encoding LOW QUALITY PROTEIN: taste receptor type 2 member 123-like (The sequence of the model RefSeq protein was modified relative to this genomic sequence to represent the inferred CDS: deleted 1 base in 1 codon; substituted 1 base at 1 genomic stop codon) gives rise to the protein MHPYHFCVPLLHESLAGFQSFFECSNIGVSASLCMLYCIKMINFSFFIYTEVNIDKIVPWLMLNLCFWPLFSALLFITSLMKHSNNHNDSSQGYYLKHIIRLDEHYCLYIFFFXFVFSTSLTAVVFSAVFLLFSLWRHKCKMQTNSMNSLSMDAHIKAMKSILSFLVMHSINFIFFILTLIYARKEENHVAFLIFEFLYAFPGIHSLILIFSNPKLEKTLIRFLSCVKCKDCMR